One Candidatus Methylomirabilota bacterium genomic region harbors:
- a CDS encoding ABC transporter permease has product MDAPVYDSARRQPPMFEELFDIVRYRDLVVQLVRRDIVTRYKRSVFGVAWTMLQPLAMMMVLTIAFSQVLGTTRSYAAYTLSGLVFWQFFAQTTMMASRQLIAGGSLLHRIYIPKTLFAFSAIGTGLIHMLLSLIPMGVVMVATGTPLRLTALLLPVPILFLVAFSLGIGLLISAGAAYFPDVNEIYEIVLSAWMYLTPIIYQEDIIPESARFFVLTLNPMHHLLRLFRLILYQGVWPSSTQLASAVVAAFTTLAIGWIVFTRKANELAYRV; this is encoded by the coding sequence ATGGACGCGCCAGTGTACGATTCGGCCCGTCGCCAGCCGCCGATGTTCGAAGAACTGTTCGACATCGTGCGGTATCGGGATCTGGTGGTGCAGTTGGTGCGGCGAGATATCGTGACCCGTTATAAACGCTCGGTATTCGGTGTGGCGTGGACGATGCTCCAACCGCTCGCGATGATGATGGTGCTGACCATTGCCTTCTCTCAGGTCCTCGGAACGACCCGATCCTATGCTGCGTACACCCTGAGCGGTCTGGTGTTCTGGCAGTTTTTCGCCCAGACGACGATGATGGCCTCGCGCCAGTTGATCGCGGGTGGGAGCCTGCTCCACCGGATCTACATTCCCAAAACTCTCTTTGCGTTCTCCGCCATCGGAACAGGCTTGATCCACATGCTCCTGTCGCTCATCCCCATGGGAGTCGTTATGGTGGCGACGGGCACTCCGCTCAGACTCACGGCCCTGTTGCTCCCGGTTCCGATCCTGTTCTTGGTTGCCTTTTCCCTTGGGATCGGCCTCCTGATCTCGGCTGGAGCCGCATACTTTCCCGATGTGAACGAGATCTATGAGATCGTACTGAGCGCCTGGATGTATCTGACCCCCATTATCTACCAAGAGGACATCATCCCGGAATCGGCCCGCTTTTTTGTGTTGACGTTGAACCCGATGCACCACCTGCTCCGACTGTTCCGTTTGATCCTCTACCAAGGGGTGTGGCCGAGCTCCACGCAGCTCGCTTCGGCAGTGGTTGCAGCGTTCACGACGCTTGCAATCGGGTGGATCGTCTTTACGAGGAAAGCGAATGAGTTGGCCTATCGAGTCTGA
- a CDS encoding ChbG/HpnK family deacetylase, whose amino-acid sequence MKPDATPTEIRVRLVTRGDDAGCSRSANRALLECCEQGVLRNVSVMVQAPAFNDAVRLFAGRDDVCLGLHATLNAEWEFPKWGPVLPREKVPSLVDANGYFTTHPDVLRDRGVSINEAIAEVQAQLDAARRHGLHISYLDEHMCVGSVTGLRERLAELCRRENLICAATVPWLPSPQTRPANLVEWWVEQLRQVSPGTYTLVSHPVHDDEEMRAFYGRGRGMARGEIARRRDGVRRALINPGFRQVCRDLGVEFIRYDDARIGT is encoded by the coding sequence ATGAAACCTGACGCCACACCTACCGAGATACGTGTTCGACTGGTCACACGCGGCGACGACGCCGGTTGCTCGCGCAGCGCGAACCGTGCGCTTTTAGAATGTTGCGAGCAAGGCGTTCTCCGTAACGTGAGCGTGATGGTGCAGGCTCCTGCGTTCAACGATGCAGTTCGACTATTCGCAGGGCGCGACGATGTCTGTCTGGGTTTGCACGCGACATTGAATGCCGAATGGGAGTTCCCGAAATGGGGCCCGGTGCTTCCGCGCGAAAAGGTTCCGTCGCTCGTAGACGCAAACGGCTATTTCACGACCCACCCCGACGTACTGCGAGATCGAGGCGTGAGCATTAACGAAGCGATCGCCGAGGTGCAAGCTCAGCTTGATGCGGCGCGCCGGCATGGGCTCCACATCTCTTACCTCGATGAGCACATGTGCGTAGGTTCGGTGACGGGTCTGAGAGAGCGCCTCGCAGAACTGTGCCGGCGCGAAAATCTCATTTGTGCCGCGACCGTTCCCTGGCTGCCGAGCCCACAGACGCGCCCCGCCAACCTGGTGGAGTGGTGGGTTGAGCAGTTGCGACAGGTGTCCCCTGGGACCTACACCTTGGTGAGCCATCCGGTGCACGACGACGAGGAGATGCGGGCGTTTTATGGGCGCGGGCGCGGCATGGCGCGTGGGGAGATCGCGCGCCGTCGCGACGGCGTCCGGCGCGCGCTCATCAATCCCGGTTTTCGCCAAGTGTGCCGGGACCTGGGCGTAGAGTTCATTCGATACGATGACGCTCGTATCGGCACATGA